Genomic DNA from Setaria italica strain Yugu1 chromosome V, Setaria_italica_v2.0, whole genome shotgun sequence:
ACGACGTCCTGGGCGGTCGTCGTATACTCTCTGCAAGAAACGGAAGAAGTCTCTCTCgccggtgtgtgtgtgtgtcacacgTGTATCAGTGCGTGAGTGTGCGTTAGTTGTGTGTTGTACTGTCCTTGCATGGTTCCATAGCTTTCGCCATCCAGTTCATGGTGAATCATGATTTCTTGCCCCCATGGCGGCAGGGAATTCTTCGATGGCCGGCACGGACAGCACGGGGCTGGGGCCGTGGCGCGAGCTCTTCCGGGGCCGCGACATCTACGACGTGATCGGCAAagccgtcctcgtcgccgcgacCGACTCGCCGCAGGAgttccggcgccggcgcgacggCATCGTGGAGCAGATCtacacggcgccggcggccatcGTCCCGACCCTGCAGGGGAGGTCCGCGGGCGAGGTCAGCGGCGGCACCGCGCTGCAGGTGTCAGATAAGGGAAGCAAAGTGGCGAGCTGCACGGTCGTAGCGCCTCCggaggagcctgaggacaaGAATCACGAAGAGGGCATGGCTGATCAGAACGGTAATGGCCACGGTGACAATGCCAATGCCTCCAGCGAGCTTGAGATGGACTGGCTGCAGACGCTCGCTGATGAGGTGGACGAAGAAACCCAGGAGATCGACGAGGTTCTACGCATCAAGGAAATCCTCCTGAATCACCATGAGCAGGTAATTAACAAACCCAAAGAACCATCCAGTTAACCCTTGTTTCAATCATGTCTGGTTTCGTTGCATTTTTAAAAAGCATACGTGTTTTTCTGTAATGTTGCAGTCTGCCAGCATCTTGTTCGATTCACTGAGAAGGCTGCAGTTGATGCAGCTCACTGCGGATAAAATCAAGGTAGGTATAGCTAGGAAGATGAAGCTGCCTTGGAATTGTTTTATTGTTACAGTGTATTATTTGGTTCGTTGCTTTTTGTGGATTGATGATTTGTTTTGGCTCTTGCAGAGTACTGAGATTGGGGATGCTGTTGCTGCACTGAGCAAGCACAAGTTACATAAAATCAGGACGCTTGTGCGTGAAATCATCAAGTAAGATCATTACCTCAACCATTACTCCATAGCAACGAATATCATAGACATGTAGCTTAAAATGTCGTTGCTATTAATTAGCATGGTCTTTGAAAGAATGTGCCAGCATACTAGCTAATTAACAACTACTCCCTCGGTTTGTGTATTCAGCACATTTTGGTTGGCCATGGGATTGGAGTGTATGGAGCACATAGTGAGCCCTTGATAAATTCACTTAAGAAACTATGCTGTTTCTCATCTAGATCCTATATATTCCATGAGCCGGTATTGTGTATTGAACTTCCTGATGCCTTCCTTCTTGTGCTGCAGGGGCTGGAAAGCTGTGCTCGATGAATGGATTGCTGCTACAAAGGCTACAGAGGATGGTGATCCAAGTGAGTGTTATTCTTGCATGTCTTAGTACTTGATCATTTTCTTCATCAAGGCTCAGCTTAGCAGTGGCGGATCCAAGATCAAAGATTAGGGGGGCTcatcttccccttcttcttcctccctcctctctttcccttcttcttcttcctccttttcttcttcctgctcTTCACCTATGGCTAAAATTTGTAGGGGGGCTTTGGGGGGCTCCCCAcgttggatccgcccctgcagcTTAGCTAAATGAAATAACTGAATCTGTAGATAAATCTCTGGATATATCAAATCCATTGGCCGCTGAAGATGAAGGGCTTGCTATTCCACCCATGGACGTTGGAGCATTATTTCTTGTCAGCCACGCTACTGCAATGCAAAATGTCTCTGAGGTACTAACATATACATCCAACTGTTGCGAAAAcagcttttctttttttcaaaaaattgttGCTTTTCCAAAGTGTTGCAAACACAGctttattttcttaaaaaaaattagtgtTGCAAACACATTTCTTCTTTTCTCCATTAATGGACTTGCGCTTAAACAACAATCTAACCTTTTAAGATTTGATGTGCTTATTTCTTTGATCGTCATGGCACAAAGTTCCTCCAAGGCATGGATGACGATGGGATAGGTGAGTCTGCTTTCTACTGAGATAATACCTTTTACAAAGTATTTATTGGCTTTCACCCAAAATGGACCTTTATTTTGACACTGATAAATGATATTGCAGTGACCAACGTGGGCATGGACAAAGGTGGCAACTATGGGAGCAACAGCAAACATTATGGTGCGAAGCCATCAAACACTGTGCCACGGAGCAAAGATCCGATTATAGTACAAACCTTACCAGTGACACAAGGGTCACCACTTGACAAAAGGAATCCACAGAAGCTACCAGCAAGACAAGGGACACCATCGAAGAACACAAACCCACCACAGAAGCTGCTCGATGCTGCTGGAAATTCGTTAATGAGGCAACAAGGTCAGCAATCAGATTTACCAGCAAGACAAGAACCGGCGTTGCAGAAAACAAACATACAAAAAACACAGGACCAACAAGGATCACAAGTTCCTCAAGTCCCTCGCATACGTATCAAAATTAAGCACTCTAGCGATGGATATGCACCAAGGAGGATCTCTGAAATAAAAACTCTTGAGAAGAAACCCTGTGAGAATCTAGGCACAGTTACTGTTGCAAGAAATCCTCCAATTATTGTTGCTGCGATAGATCTGCCATCAGGCCAAGTCACAGTGAGTTTACTTCTTGCTATATtgatatatgtgtgtgtgtgtgtgtgtgtgtgtgtgtgtgtgtgtgtgtgtgtgtgtgtgtgtgtgtgtgtgtgtgtgtgtgtgtgtgtgtatgtataTACAGGCTGCTATAATGAGATGTTCAATTATATAGTTGAAGCTTTACTGACGGTTTACTCTATGCTTACTTGGCTCAAGAAAATGGGGGTGCCGACAGAATCATCTGTAGGATCCAAGGTGGGGacagagaagaagaaggcccaATTAACTTATATGAATCTAGATGAGACGAAGCGCAAGCTTCGTGGAGCTTACCAGGAAGCAGAAAATGGTGAGTCCCTTCTCACTTATAACCGTTCTTGTTATTGCCTGTGACATTGATATTAGCAaatatacttttttttcttctagcaAAAAAGAAACGTGCAATCCAAGTTATGGAGCTGTGTGACATACCAAAGTCAAATGACATCGAAGGGACACAATCGACCACGTCAACGAACCCCATCAGCAGGACGATTCCTTTGACGACGTCAATGAATCACATTAGCCGGACCCCTTCAGTAAAGCAAAAAGGTCACATCAGCAGGAGTTGGGAACATGATGGATGCAAATGATCAGTGTTTACTATCAGTATTTGTTTTGCCAAATCTAGACTAACAAACAGGTTAACGATATGGCATTGCAAACTGCATATTCCTCGCTCAAGTGGCAAGGGATTACATAAATTCTGCCATAAACTTGTTATGCAATCATTTTGAGATGTATCAATTGGGGAGCTAGTAGCTGACCTGTAGTTCAATCTGTATTATTTGCTAGAACACTAGCTACAGAAGATCAAGCATAACATGTGGATGTACAACATCTTTTTGATGATATAAATGCAGAAAATATATCAATTAATCTGATACAGCTTCATCTTTGTGACATCTTTATATCCCATTAAATGATAGATATGTTGTTGCCATGTAATTGCAGTACATCAAATTTCCGTGAACAAAATAGAACGTGTAATAGTTAGCTAGGTTGTTTTTTGCTACTCAAAGGATCTACATGCATGTATTGTGATATATAACTGGGAATATCGGATCGGAGATGTCTAGCGACCAGCGATACGATCGTGGGCATCCATGTGGTGATGTGGATCTAGAGTCAGTTAGTAACATATATTCTATCATCTCATGTCCACAACTCCACATTCCACTCTCCAGTATCCTCCTTGTCCACAATAGTACGGATATCGATCCGTCGGATATATATATGTCCATGCAGTACATATCTATATCGATCTCACATCTATGGTGCGGCGACTCGACAATTAACTATGTTATTTCATACTCTATATATGCATATCACTCTAAGAACTACAGGAACTAACACATGCTGATGATCTCATCCTTATATGGCTACATTTGTCTGCGGCCTCTCAGAAAATAGCGTCCCCTTCCCCCAAAAAGATATGTGTATGAACTATGCCAACCAGAACTGTTATCCCAAGTAGCTAGTCAACTTGATTATATGAACAAGAGTAGTACAATGGCAAACAAAATTTCTACAATTAAAGAAGCTCCAAAAGGTTAGCACAGGTACATTTTCCTAATTTTAATTTATCAATGATTTTTGCCCAAAAGGGTCAGCTGATCATATATATGTTCATGCTAAATTTCAATATTGTTAAATTTTTGAAACCATAAAGTGACTAAGAAAATTTGGGGCCTTATTCTCCAGATGATAGTTCAATGTAGCAAATACAATCACGGACTGACCGTTAGTCGGTAATATAGATATATGTATCAACTAATGGTTGCTCTGCAGAACAAGAATCACCAACAGACCGCATGCCAGAAGCTTTACTGACAGTTCATTGGCACTTACTCTGTTGCCAATTTCGTATTGTTGTGTAGTGGTAGCATCAACGATAACTTTGTCTACTTAATTTGGCTTGCCGATTTGTGCCAACAAATTTTATTGTTCaaccttttttcttttaaattGGAGTGGCAACTTTATTAAATAGATCAGTTGCCCAATCAATCATAATTCGCACGCACCTGCACATGCACACGCGCCACTTTTAAGTTTTGGACCGTGCATGcataaaatttaaatttgggGTACCATTTGAATTTATCTAGTTAGACCTTTTTTACCAAGATAATTAGGCacttttcttttatatataatgaactatatttttttttgtcaactAGGACTTCTAAAGATAAAGTGAGTTACGTTGAaacatatatttaatttttAACATACTGATGAGTTTACAGTCTATGTTAAAAATAGCTACAAGTCCATGATACTATTCGATTTACATTATCAAATATCCCATTTGGAAGTTCAATTTAAACTGTCTTTGAATCATTTTCGAGAAAATGAGAaatgaagatatggagacagaAATCATAAGAAATGATATGGAAATGTATAGCATATTTTGCTCGAATTTACATGGAACTTCAGTCTTTAATCATCAAGGGGCATATATATGGCCCTATGCTAGTCACACAGTACACTTAGCGCATGCTTAATCATATCATTATACATTTATATGAAATATGGTTGTGTTGAATGAATTGTAAGTTGCACCTGTAGTTTGAGAGAAATTTTGTGGGACATATAATTAATAGTCATGCTTAATTGAATGCTCAAACCTAACGAATAAAATTATGATTCTACGGTCGGTTTTCCTGGTCGTTTATATTGGTTCCTATTGTTTTTATTTCAGTAGTTTTGAATAGTTTCATTTCCCTTGTCGTTTCTGAGGAAGAAAATGCGGTTAGTATTGGCAATTTTCGATCATGTCTGGTCGTTTTCACACCCTAATGTGGAGTACATGGGTGCAAAAGGTGAGTGGTGAAGGCCACAACCTATCGATATATTGTCAAGATTATAGTGGCTCACACAAACAGATATTATACAGGACAGGAACACATGCATGGTGACCAATCTTTCTGTGCTGTATTTCATTAATATTTTGCATTCGAGGGAGCTGCAAACTTTGAATTATCATGACTAGCAAGTGGATAGAAGATAAGTCGTCAGAGTAAAATTGTAGTCAAAATTTAAGTCTTTTCTCTTTGATTCAAACGAACATTGCAGTAGCATTGTATTGACCATATTCCTTTGATGTCTGTTATCCACATAGAGATGTTATTGGAGCAAGGAACTATAGCTCCAGAGACCAGAGGTACTTCTTGATCATTATACCAATAAAACTTCAAAGCTGGATCTTTCCTGAGGAGAATATAATGTAGCTTTTATGTTGCTCACGATATCCTATGCATTGCATGTTGCAGTACGAGAAGGCCGTTGCGTCTAACGATCCGTGCAGGAAGTACGGTATACACCGTGGGCGTGATTGGTTTGCAGTTGAGCCAAACCTGGCTCGTATCCGGGAGCCAAGCTCCCGCTAGCCAAGCTAAACAGATGCAACCAAGGTTTGATTGGTTACTTATATTCATCCTGCCAAGCCATGTACAAAAGTTGTTTGGTTGCCCGCATAAGAACGTGCCGCATGAGATAAACTTTAAAATTAAGTACTACAGTGATGTTTATTTtgtttaaatttattttaataGCTCTTATTTTACCTATTAGACCTTAATCATCTTTGAAAAACACTAATATCACTTAATATAAATTAATCACCTACTTAACATCATCATTAGTGGGAGATCACCTGCACCCACCGAGCTAGGCCCGTAGGAAACGGACTTCATCTGCGTTTCCCGAGAGTTAGGATCGGTGGTACATTTTGCATGCGTCAGGTCAGGTTGAGATGAGTCGCAACCAAAATAGCACAGACTGTATCCCAGCAGCCTCTTGGCTCAGCCTTGGCACATGCAACCAATCAGCCCCCACGTTTCTTGAGGAACTTGGGGGACACTGTGCAAGACTGTATGGGCCGCATCTTGCAGAGATGCCCTTTAGCTTTTGGCTGCCTCGTCGCTGAAGGTTGTAAGCTATTAGCCGTGAGGATGCTTTTCTGCTGTAATGCACCAGATAAAGCAAATGCTACAAATGTGCCATAAA
This window encodes:
- the LOC101755036 gene encoding probable mediator of RNA polymerase II transcription subunit 26b; this translates as MAAGNSSMAGTDSTGLGPWRELFRGRDIYDVIGKAVLVAATDSPQEFRRRRDGIVEQIYTAPAAIVPTLQGRSAGEVSGGTALQVSDKGSKVASCTVVAPPEEPEDKNHEEGMADQNGNGHGDNANASSELEMDWLQTLADEVDEETQEIDEVLRIKEILLNHHEQSASILFDSLRRLQLMQLTADKIKSTEIGDAVAALSKHKLHKIRTLVREIIKGWKAVLDEWIAATKATEDGDPNKSLDISNPLAAEDEGLAIPPMDVGALFLVSHATAMQNVSEFLQGMDDDGIVTNVGMDKGGNYGSNSKHYGAKPSNTVPRSKDPIIVQTLPVTQGSPLDKRNPQKLPARQGTPSKNTNPPQKLLDAAGNSLMRQQGCYNEMFNYIVEALLTVYSMLTWLKKMGVPTESSVGSKVGTEKKKAQLTYMNLDETKRKLRGAYQEAENGESLLTYNRSCYCL